The Methanocellales archaeon genome includes the window AGATGAGTCAAAAAGTCTGTCAGCAGATAATCCGTTGATAAGTCAGTACATCAGTGATGATTATGCTATGTCTTTAGTGAGGATCGAACTGCAAGAGAATGTGGGTGAAGAGGAGATAGTGGCTGAGCTGGAAGACGCCATCAAGGCTCCTAAACCCCAAGGGCTATCGGTAAAACTTTCTGGTGACCCGGTGATGATGGTTGAAATGATCAATCTCGTTGCACCGACTATGGCAATAACTTCAACGTACTGTTTCATTGGCATAATCCTCGTCTTACTTATCTTTTGTGCATCGATCAAATATGGACTTATTCCACTGGTAACCATCGTCTTTGGTATAGCATGGACCGTTGGAATACTTAACATAGCAGGCATGGGGTTTGGAACAGCGACGACAGGAGTACTATCGATGGTAATGGGGCTGGGAATCGACTTCGGAATTCAGGTCACCGTGAGGTTCAGGCGCGAATTGGAAAAAATGAGCGCAGAAAAGGCTATTGCCAAGGCCCTTGGTGCGGTCTTCATTCCGATGGGCACGACGGTATTGGCAGCTGCAATCGGGTTTAGAGCGTTGTTGCTTGGAAAGCTAACGATGATGGGGGAAATGGGAACGATGATGACCATCGGAGTTGTTGCTTGCATGCTTGCGGCGATTACAGCAGTCCCTGCATTTTTGGTGTTAGGAGAGACAGATGCACTCTCCGAGGTTAAGGAAAGATTACAGAAAGGAGGAAAAAAGAAATGAATAAGAAGATTTGTTTGGTTGTAGTAGCTTTGGTGTTTTTGAGTATGATGGTGTCTGTGAATGGGCAAACAGCCCCTATTCTCACGGTCAGCCATCACACCATCCCAGAGACACTTAGACCGGGAAGCGAGTTTGGCCTGAGCATAGATATTATGAATGTTGGAACAGGGCCAGCACAAGGTATCTCCGTGTCGATAGCTGAGTATAATTCTGACCTGGATGTTATAACAGAGACAAATACCGTATCATCTGGAGACGTGGTTCATATAGGGGATCTCAGTCCAGGATCAGGGACTGCGACTTTTAGGCTAAAAGCGCACAACTCTGGGCTTTATGAAGTGAGGGTAAGTGTAAGCTATACTTACTATCTGAATGTGTCAGGTATCTTAATGAGTCAGACTGGAATTATTAACGAGAGGATACTTCTATCAGTATCTGAAGAATCCGATTTTGTGTTATCAAATAGCTCGTTCAGTAGTAGCATTGAGCCTGGAAAGAGTGTGACAGCCACCTTTAAACTAAAAAATATAGGAGAAGGGGTTGAAGATGTCATGGTGGGATTACAGGCCAGTGAGGCGATCTCGACTATAGGGCCCACTGAGAAGTATGTTGGGAAATGGGAATCTAATGAGGAGAAAACAATTACCTATGAGATATACGTGGACAGCAGAGCGTCTACTGGGGTCCACGAGTTATCGCTCTTGACAACATATGAGGATAAGTATCATGTGAAGAGAACGGACACCATTTCGACAGGAGTGGACGTTAAGGGCATACCGGAGGTAGATATCTCCGATTTTGTGTTATCAAATAGCTCGTTCAGTAGTAGCATTGAGCCTGGAAAGAGTGTGACAGCCACCTTTAAACTAAAAAATATAGGAGAAGGGGTTGAAGATGTCATGGTGGGATTACAGGCCANNNNNNNNNNNNNNNNNNNNNNNNNNNNNNNNNNNNNNNNNNNNNNNNNNNNNNNNNNNNNNNNNNNNNNNNNNNNNNNNNNNNNNNNNNNNNNNNNNNNACAGCAGAGCGTCTACTGGGGTCCACGAGTTATCGCTCTTGACAACATATGAGGATAAGTATCATGTGAAGAGAACGGACACCATTTCGACAGGAGTGGACGTTAAGGGCATACCGGAGGTAGATATAACAAAAACGGAGACGAGTCCAGAAGAGATCAAGGGTGGGGAATCGTATGCAAAGCTGAAACTGAAAATAGATAATGTTGGAACAGATGATGCGAAGTACCTAAAGCTCTCGTTAAATGTAACGGATCCTTTCGGCTTCTCAAAAGCTTATCATCAAGTGTATGAAACCGGTCTTTTAGGTGCTGGCAGCAGTTCTGAGGCTGTTTTCTATCTAGACGTGGATATCGATGCGAGAGCAGGGGCTTACGATATACCGGTGAAAATAGAATACCAAGATACCCGCGGAGAAAAATATGAGAAGACCGAAAAAATAGAGATCACGATCAAAGAGAAGCCCAACTTTGAAATTGTCAGTGTAAAGACGTCTCCAGATGTTACCACACAAGGATCTACTGTAGAATTGCGCATAGCTATCAGGAACACTGGGAACGAAGAAGCCGAATCTGTAAGCCTGAGGGCAATGGGGGTAGCTGAGCAGCCATTCGACTTCGATGTGAAAAGTGATTTCATAGGAAATCTTAAGCCAGATGAAACTGGGGAAGCAGTACTAAAGCTCAGCGTCAAGGACGACACACCCTTAAAAATTTATCATTTGGATACAGAGATAAGGTGCGTTGGAGACAAGGACATAGGCGACGAGAATGTCTATACTTTTGATAGAACGGTATCGCTGAACGTCTCAAAGACAGGTGGACTTGAAATCCCTGGATTTGAGGCGGTTTTTGCAGTTGCAAGTCTAACAGTAGCTTGTTTCGTGCTGAGAAAACGAAAGTGGGCTTAAGACTGTTTTTATTTATCGCAGGTGAATCATACTATCACTGTAAAACTAAGGATTATTATGAATTCCTTTAGATTCGATTAGGTATGGTATGTTATATATGAATGATAGGGATACTACAGGTCCAGAAGAATTGAAAAGAAGTGAGAAAGAGCAATCTGTATCTATCACTTATATAGGTCATTCTACTGTACTTGTCGAATCGAGGGACTTCAGCTTTATTACAGATCCTATATTCAGTAACAGGATTGCCCGTTTCTTCAGAAGGAGAAAGGCTCCTTTGGCTGCAAGTGTTGAAGACTTGCCACCAATTGATTCAATCCTTATCTCTCATGGACATTACGATCATCTTGATGCGCCCACTCTCAAAAAGTTTGCAAAAGACATTCCCATAGTTGTCTCCAAAAGCTTGAGAAAGACCATTGTAAGACTGGGATTCTCTGACATTAGGTCCTTATCCTGGTGGGAGGGTACCAAAATAGGGAAGACAGAGATCATAGCTGTACCAGCTTTCCATTTTTCTGGTCGGCCTCCTTTGTTGCTAAGGAATGACTACCAAGGGTATATCATCGAAGGCAAGAAGATCGTGTATTTCGCTGGTGACACGGGGCTGAAAAACGATTTTGAGGAAATAGGGAAAAGGTTTGAAATTGATTTGGCCTTCCTGCCAATCGGTGCATATTCACCTAGGTTCTTTAGGAGGCACCATCTCAGTCCGGAAGATGCTCTCAGGGCAATGGCGCTTCTAAAGGCAAAGAAAATGATACCAATACATTGGGGTACATTTGGACTTTCCTTTGAACCAATCAATGAGCCACCGGAAAGACTGGCAAAAATAACAAAAGAATCTAATTTAGAGGAAAGGGTACTAATTCTAAATCCTGGAGAAAGAGCAGAGCTATAAAATATTTTGGAGCAGCAGCGAAAAATGTGCAATTAAGGAGCTTGATTAAAAATGATAATCAAAAAGAACAATACGAACTTAAAATGTCAAAGAGAGCTGTCAGATGTTATGTTTTTGGGCGAATCTTTTCGAAAGACGAAAAATACTATAAGAAATACTATAATAGCATCGGATTTTTAGGTCTTCTAAGCGCCCCTAACATCTGCTTAAGCTGTTTGTCAATATTACAAATGGATCCAATGATCAAAGCTTAACTTTTAATCGTTTAGACTTTAGGAGTCAAAGCTTGACTTTCAGTACAGATCCACAAAGACCACAACCTATTTATATGTTAACACACTATTTGTATGCTAACACATATAAAACTTATAATAGAGGTGTTAACTTGGGCAAAATTACCATATACCTGGGTGATGATGAAGAGCAGAAGCTCCATGCAATTATGGATCGGTTGAAGAAAGGCATAACTTCAGAAATACCAGAGTTGAAGATAGACCTAAGCAAGAGTCAGATCGTCAAAATGGCGATTAATGGATTGCATGAAAGGTTGTTCCCGAAGGAATAGCAGAATAACCTGACAAATGTAGAACTTCTTATGACTTGTTGTGCATAATAAAAATCGTCTATTCCGTGATACTACAGAGACACGGCAAATACGTACTTCTTGAATTAGAAAAAGTTTTACTGTATATCCTTCTCGATTTTACTGGTAGGAGTCACTAATCCACCAGTAATTATCATTTTGAATCCATCCTCTATGCTCATATCTAAGTATACAACCTCTTTTTCAGGAATCATGGCTAAAAATCCAGAGGTGGGATTGGGTGCAGTTGGTATAAATATGTTCAGGGTGTGCTCTGCAGTTTTTTCTTGAATTTCTTCTGCGCTGCCGCCTGCAACAAAACCTATTACGTACGCCCCTTTTCGGGGATACTCCACCAAAACCACTCTTTTAAATTCTTCTTTTTGCATTAGCAAAGCAGAGCTTGCTTGTTTTATGGATGAATGGATCACTCGTATCAGAGGAATTTTACTTAAGGTACTTTCAAAAAGCTCAACCCATTTTTTGCCTATTGCATGACTGACAATTGACCCTACCAGTAAAACTAATAGCAACATGATTAAGAAGCTCAAACCAGTAATAGAGTACCCAAAAATCCTTGTCACGAAAGGTCTTAATAGGCTGTCTAGGAAATCAAACAAAAACCACACTATGTACAACGTTGCCAATAAAGGTACCAAAACAACTAAACCAGCTATAAAGTAATTTCTTAATCTGACGAACATTCTCCATTCCATTCTCTTCTGTACATCCCCGCCTATTAAGGATATCTATCCTATCTTATCCTATCCTATTTCCCTTATTTCATTTTCAATAATTACCAATTCATTTTCTGGATGTACAAATTTAAACTATGTGATGAATCAACGGTAGATTAGAGCAGTCCTAGCCCCTCTATCTGGCGTCTTACTATCTCCACGCCTTTTTCGCAATCGGATAAGGTTTTGCCTCCTGTTACCACCAACTTGCCAGACCCGAATATCAATACGACTATTTTTGGCTCCTCTACTCTGTATACCAAGCCGGGAAATTGCTCCGGCTCATACTCGATGTTCTCCAGGCCCAGCCCGATAGCTATCGCATTCAAGTTAAGCTCTGATCCCAAATCGGCAGATGCGACGATGTTCTGGATTACGAACTCTGGATTTTTTTCAACAGCTATCCCCATAGATCGCAGCTCTTCAGCCACATTATTGATTACCACTTTCACATCATCGACACTTTTAACACCCGTACACACGATCTTACCTGTGCCAAAGATCAGGAAAGCAGCCTTTGGTTGATTTAGGTGATAGACAAGACCTGGAAATTTATTCTTATCATAAACTGCGCTATCAAGCTTTGATTCGATCAATGGCAGGTCAAATTTGTCGGCAAATCTGGCATTTGCAACTACATTCTCCACTTTAATAGTAGACTTTGTCATGTTTCCCTCTATCCTTCTCTTCTATTCTATCCTATCATACCACCCTCCAATAATAAAACCTCTGCTGTAGGACGTAAAGATTTATCTGTTCTAGTGGCGAGTTATGCTCGATGAGCGAAAACGTTCACTGGTCAGATGTGATAGCTGAGGACGTATTGCAAAGGGGGAATAGGCACGTTGTGGCGACTGGCATAACCCCTTCAGGATCCATTCATATAGGAAACATGCGGGAGGTGGCCATTGCTAATGCAGTATGTCGTGCGCTAAGGAATCATGGTGCAGATGCAAGACTGATCTATATTGCAGATACTTATGACCCTCTCCGCAAAGTATATCCCTTTCTCCCAGAAGGCTATGTGGAGCACATCGGCAAGCCACTCTCAGAAATACCAGATCCAGATGGTTGTTGCCCCAGTTATGCGGAGCATTTCCTTCGACCATTTTTGAACTCTCTTGAAAGGTTGGGGATTAAACTAGAGGTATATAGAGCAGATGATATGTACAAAAGCGGTATGTATACAGATACCATAAAAACTGCACTTGAGAACAGAGACAAAATTGCAAAAATACTATCTGGAGTGGCTGGTACATCCATCCCATCAAGTTGGAGTCCATTCAATCCTTTATGCGAACAATGCGGCAGGATTAAAGATGTCCTTGTCAAGGGACATGCGGGAAATAGTGTTGACTACGAGTGTATTTGTGGTCATAGGGGGGTTGCTGACTTTTCAAAAGGCGGAGGAAAGCTCACTTGGCGGGTGGACTGGCCCGCAAGATGGAAAATACTCGACATCACCGTAGAGCCTTTTGGAAAAGATCATGCTGTTGCAGGGGGCTCGTATGATACTGGTGTGCGCATCTCAAAGGACGTCTATGGCCATAAGCCGCCATATCCCATACCATTTGAGCACATATTTCTTAAAGGCAGGGGCAAGATGTCCTCTTCTACGGGAACCCTGGTATCTATCCAAGAGATGCTGGACATTCTTCCACCAGAGGTGTTGATGCACCTCTTCCTTAGGACTAATCCAGAAAAGCACATCGAGTTTGATCCTGGGTTGCCGCTACTAAATCTGATAGATGAATACGATCGAATACATGGGTGGCAAATTTCCTTTAGGCATATGGTCACGATCGTGCAAACCGCGCAGGACTTCGATCAGATTCTGGAGGTACTCCGTCGCAGTGGCTATGGGGTCAGCGATCTCGATGCTATAAGGCAGCGCTCTATTAATGCCAAAAATTGGCTAAGTAAATTTGCACCACCCTCTGTTAAATTCAAAGTGCAGGAAACGCTACCCGTTGGAGTAAAAAAACTGTCTCAGAAACAGAGATTTGCTTTGGGGATTCTTGCAGACGAAATTGGAAGCAAAAAAACTGCGGAGGAATTGCATAATGAAATCTATGAGGTAGCAGAAGAAGCCGGCATAGATTCCAGCGATTTATTCAAAGCGATCTATGTTGCAATACTGGGAAAATCATCTGGTCCTAGGGCTGGCTGGTTCCTTCTCTCTCTCGATGGTAATTTTATTAAGGAGCGCCTCAGGGATGCATCCAAAATGTAAACTATTGGTTGATATACAATTAAAAGAATAGCTTTATAATTGTTGCATAAAGATATGAATGCGTAGGTCAAAGGTTGCAAGATGAATCTAGATAATAAAATCAAGGAAAGACTCAAAGGCTATCTAGAGCGGGATGAGAAGGGCATAAGAAAGGCTGTTCTATGTTTGTTCTTGAAAGATCATTCCTATACGACAGAGGACGTACATACTTATTTGGTGGAAAATGGATTTGATGTAAGCTATAGAGGCATATCTGCGATGGTGGGCTTGATGAACACCAAGCTGGGCATTCTCTCTATTGATGTAACAGGTGAGCATAACGTGTATTCCCTGAAAGATGGGCATAGGGATATCGTCAAATCTGTTTTGGATAATTACTAACTAGTGGCAGGTCTCATGCTCCAAAAAATTGCAAACACGCTATATACAGGATATGAATATCTCCTTACCCAAGAAATACTCGGAAATCCAGTTCCATCGCATATTGCAATCATTCAGGATGGAAACCGAAGATATGCTGCCAAGCTGGACAAGCCAAGTTACTATGGGCACTTCTATGGTGCAAACACGACTGAGAAGGTGATGGATTGGTGTCTAGAGCTCGGTATCAGACAGCTAACCATTTATGCTCTCTCCACAGAGAATTTCAGCAGACCTTACTCGGAGCTTAGACATCTCTTTGAACTCTTCAAGAAAAAATTCGATGAAATATGTGTTGACGAGCGCGTTCATCGCGATAAAATGCAAATCCGTGTGATAGGTAACGTCGATCTGTTACCTCAGGATTTGAGGTTGGCTGCTCAGAGGGCAGAACGAATTACTCAGCAATATGAAAATTTTCGTTTAAACGTCGCGTTGGCCTATGGTGGCAGATGGGAACTTTTGGATGTGGTGAAGGCGATTACAAAAAATGTAGAGAGTGGTGTGCTAAAAGCCAAAGACATAAACCAGGATACGATATCGGATTATCTGTATTCCAATGGTTCGCCGACGAATGTTGATTTGATCATTAGAACCGGGGGAGAAAAAAGACTGTCAAACTTCCTTCCTTGGCAGGCAAGCGGTAACGAATGTGCGGCATATTTCTGTGCCCCTTATTGGCCTGAGTTTCGTAAGATAGATTTCTTGCGAGCGATTCGCACTTACCAGATGAGGGATAAAGAAAAAAGGAGTAACACCTTAATGAGAGCAATTTCTTTGCTTAGGGAATGTGTCAAGATCGAGATGGAGGAAGCTCTCGAGTCATCCGCACTTAAGATCAGAAGAGATATGGCAAGGCGGCTGAAAGGCCCAAGATCAGAGTAGAGTAACTATTCGCCAAACCTTCTTTGTCTTTTCTGATAGTCTCGCACAGCTCGTAGCAAATCTATTTTTCTGAAATCGAGCCAGTTCACATCTGTAAAATAGAGCTCCGAGTACACCGCTTGCCATATCAAGAAGTTCGTGAGTCGCTCTCCTCCTGTCCTGATTATCAGGTCCGGCTCTGATTTAAAAATCAGGTGTGATTCAACCATCTTTTCATCTACATCCTCAGGTTTCACCTCTCCTTTCTCGACATTTTGCATAATCTGCTTAATAGCAGTGGAGAGCTCATATTTCCCTCCAAAACCGATTGAAATATCTAGCGTTAGATCACGCCCATCTTTGCTTACTTCTATCTTCTCAGATTCTGTGTAGATCGTTACATCTGCCTGAGCACATGACCTCATTTCAACCAAGAGCTTTGAATAAATGCTCTTGCTGACATCTTCCTTATCGGTCACGCTGATATAAACTGTAATCCGGGATATTTTAATCTCGGAACACCAAAAGACAAATTCCTTTAGCTTATTGAATGCCTTGTTAGTTTGCAAATCATCTTCTGCAATGACGAGGATGATATGTTTTGGCAGATCTTCCTTTTCTATCTGACTGATAATCCTTCTTTCATATAGGGCTGAAATGATCTCTTTCATCTTGGTTAACTTTAACAATACTATAAGTACTAAGGGATAAAGTATTTCGGTATGTATCACTGAAGATAGTGGGGGGCAGATTTGGAACCTTCTCTGGAATTATCGCAAAAACATAAGGTGTTGCGCATCTTGTTTGGCTGTGTTGCCCTGTTGCTTCCATTTCTGGTAATATGGCAACTAATGCTCATCGTTTTAGCTGTTACAATCATATTTGCGTTCATCGCGCCAAAAAATAGAATTTCAACACACATCTGTTTCGCTGTTTTGATTCTTGTAATCCTTTCTTGGTTGTTAAATTTTCCGATATACCTTCTGGGGGCATCCGTTGCCATCTTCACATTCAGCGGAGTAACAAGAGATCTCATAACCCAAAGAAAAACGGTCCAAGGTAGTGTGGCATTCCTTTTATTGGGAGTTATTTTTGCTTTTTGCATCGGTAGCTGGGTTATCGCACTTACGGATGTCACCCTCTCATCGCCGTATCAGTTCATGTTCTTCTTGGCGGTGATAGGTGCGATCACGGGGGCTATGTTGGACTCTATTCCGCACTCGAATGAAAATCTAACCGTATCACTTGGGTCTGCCATGGCAATGTGGTTATTTGCAGGTTTTGGATATTGGGTCTCCCCTGGTTATCTTATGCTAGTGTTAGCGCTCATGTTGGAAATCGGTTACATCTCCTATAGGGTGAACGTTGCAGACATAACTGGTGCATTGAGTGGAGTTCTTTGGGGCGTTTTAATCATAATCTTCGAGGATATGGGATGGTTTGCTGTCCTGTTTGGCTTTTTTGTGCTTGGTGGCGCGTTCACTAGATATAAGTACGAGTATAAACAATCGCTTGGAATTGCCGAGGCAGAGGGGGGAGCACGCGGATATCGGAACGTGTTTGGAAATGGGCTTGTCGCTTTGATCTTGGCTGTTGCAGGAGGCGTTTTTGGTGATCCTATCTTCCTGGTAGGCTATCTGGGAGCGATTGCTACAGCGACAGGAGATACGCTCGCTAGTGAGATCGGTGAAACCTCTGAATATCAGCCTGTGTCGATAATTACTTTCAAAAGGGTGCGTACTGGAACAAATGGTGCCATATCCGTTTTAGGTGAAATATCTGCAATAGCTGGCTCAGCTGCGATAGGAATACTTGCGATATTTCTGGGTATGGCGGGGCTTCAGGTGGCGTCTATCACGATTCTGGGCGGTTTCATTGGCACCAATGTGGATAGCTTGCTCGGCGCTACCTTGGAGAACAGAGGGTACTTGACAAACAGCTCAGTTAACCTATTTGCAACGGCGGCAGGAGCTTTGGTTTCTGCTGGTTTGTATTATGTTTTGGTTTGAGGTTATTATAACGTCCTATGCTCTTTTCACACTATACCTTAGAAAAGATATCCTATTTTTCAACATAGTTCGAGGACAAGGGGCATTGGCGACGCCTGAAGCCAGCCGACATTTTACTAAAAATATATAACATCATCGAACAACCACTTCTTTTTATGAAGCATAATAACATTGTAGAAAAAGTTTGTGATTGGTTTAGAGATACCCTTCCTAATTGCGAAATCGAAAAAGAAGTTTCATATAAAATAAACATGCCCAGGTTAAACAAATAATTCTTTCGTGCATCTTAAAGAAAGTGGAAGAAGGTTAAATAAACTCTTGGAACTCCCCTCAAAACATGGGCTCATTCGATCTTGAACCTTAGCAATGCCGCGATACCGCCGAGGGATCGTAACCTCTGTCCCGGCTCGAAATCCGTGCTAAAAACTACAATTTGACCTCTAGCAGACTCCACATTCCTTAGAAATTGGTCAATATCCTCCTTTTCTCGTGCCTCTCTTAGAGTCTCATCCGCTACCAAGAGAGTCTCTATCGCACCATAGTTAAAAGCCCTCTGAACCTCATCCATGCCATAGGCTGCTTTTCCACCCACCACGATCTCTCCCAGCAGAGACTCTATGAGTTTTGCCTCTTTTGTGATGTGTGCCTCTTTCACCATTCTGTCAACTGCGCCTCTCCTTAGAACTTCTTGAAAGCCAGAAGTGCCAACAGAAGATACGCTCTCCAGCACGGCTTTTTCTGCAATCTCGGGCTTTTTCTGTTTGAGTGAGGCGAAAAAATCCTCCTTGGTGAAACCTGGTCCAGCGATGATCACTTGGGCGTCTTTTGCAATTAACTCCAGTTGATTAGCGACCTCTTCGAAAAAAATCTCTCTTGAGCCTTCCATTTTTTGGGATGAGCCTTTGGTCTCCGAGGCTAAATCCACCCCATATTGTCGAACTATGCCTATGGATGCCTCTCCCTCTTCTATGGCAACTATCACAACTTTTGGATGAGTGGAGGCTCGGACGGCTTCATTGATTCTCTTTAGCTGGTCATATCTCCAGTGCTTGATGATCGAAATCTTCGTATTTGGCTCTACGTTGATCGTATGATACGAGCCAAGGTCTATACCGTACTCAATGATGCCCCTTACTCTCAGACGGTTAGAGAATTTATGAAATTCTATATCAATGACAGATATCCCCAACCGCACGGATTTTTTCTCCACTTTTTCTGGTCGGATTTTATCCCTAACGACTTCAACTCGCCTTTTAGTTAATGCGAATATCATGTCTCCAGGCTCTATGACGTATTTCAGATGCCAGAGATCATCCAAGGATTCTGGAATGATGGAGATTTCACCCTCTTGTCCCTTCAAGCGATGTTTGACAATCCTCATCTATCCGTAGCTCGGTCATGATAACAGATAATGGTATCGATTTCTAGTACCACATTTATCTTAATTTTCAGATATCCCTAAGCAGGGTTAGGATCTTACTTCCTTGAAGAATAAAA containing:
- a CDS encoding MMPL family transporter, which translates into the protein MASIIEKYAEFVAHHPLLILAFVVLFTIFALSVPSAEQVGMAYEDMLPEGMEVIDTFNFISDQFVGSTDTCLVVLEVNPQYANSDEIRHVLDPRALDYADTLSKRAKLIEGVIDATSVADILKESNDGRIPKSLDESKSLSADNPLISQYISDDYAMSLVRIELQENVGEEEIVAELEDAIKAPKPQGLSVKLSGDPVMMVEMINLVAPTMAITSTYCFIGIILVLLIFCASIKYGLIPLVTIVFGIAWTVGILNIAGMGFGTATTGVLSMVMGLGIDFGIQVTVRFRRELEKMSAEKAIAKALGAVFIPMGTTVLAAAIGFRALLLGKLTMMGEMGTMMTIGVVACMLAAITAVPAFLVLGETDALSEVKERLQKGGKKK
- a CDS encoding PGF-CTERM sorting domain-containing protein; the protein is SRASTGVHELSLLTTYEDKYHVKRTDTISTGVDVKGIPEVDITKTETSPEEIKGGESYAKLKLKIDNVGTDDAKYLKLSLNVTDPFGFSKAYHQVYETGLLGAGSSSEAVFYLDVDIDARAGAYDIPVKIEYQDTRGEKYEKTEKIEITIKEKPNFEIVSVKTSPDVTTQGSTVELRIAIRNTGNEEAESVSLRAMGVAEQPFDFDVKSDFIGNLKPDETGEAVLKLSVKDDTPLKIYHLDTEIRCVGDKDIGDENVYTFDRTVSLNVSKTGGLEIPGFEAVFAVASLTVACFVLRKRKWA
- a CDS encoding MBL fold metallo-hydrolase encodes the protein MNDRDTTGPEELKRSEKEQSVSITYIGHSTVLVESRDFSFITDPIFSNRIARFFRRRKAPLAASVEDLPPIDSILISHGHYDHLDAPTLKKFAKDIPIVVSKSLRKTIVRLGFSDIRSLSWWEGTKIGKTEIIAVPAFHFSGRPPLLLRNDYQGYIIEGKKIVYFAGDTGLKNDFEEIGKRFEIDLAFLPIGAYSPRFFRRHHLSPEDALRAMALLKAKKMIPIHWGTFGLSFEPINEPPERLAKITKESNLEERVLILNPGERAEL
- a CDS encoding DUF502 domain-containing protein — its product is MEWRMFVRLRNYFIAGLVVLVPLLATLYIVWFLFDFLDSLLRPFVTRIFGYSITGLSFLIMLLLVLLVGSIVSHAIGKKWVELFESTLSKIPLIRVIHSSIKQASSALLMQKEEFKRVVLVEYPRKGAYVIGFVAGGSAEEIQEKTAEHTLNIFIPTAPNPTSGFLAMIPEKEVVYLDMSIEDGFKMIITGGLVTPTSKIEKDIQ
- a CDS encoding TATA-box-binding protein; protein product: MTKSTIKVENVVANARFADKFDLPLIESKLDSAVYDKNKFPGLVYHLNQPKAAFLIFGTGKIVCTGVKSVDDVKVVINNVAEELRSMGIAVEKNPEFVIQNIVASADLGSELNLNAIAIGLGLENIEYEPEQFPGLVYRVEEPKIVVLIFGSGKLVVTGGKTLSDCEKGVEIVRRQIEGLGLL
- the lysS gene encoding lysine--tRNA ligase, with amino-acid sequence MSENVHWSDVIAEDVLQRGNRHVVATGITPSGSIHIGNMREVAIANAVCRALRNHGADARLIYIADTYDPLRKVYPFLPEGYVEHIGKPLSEIPDPDGCCPSYAEHFLRPFLNSLERLGIKLEVYRADDMYKSGMYTDTIKTALENRDKIAKILSGVAGTSIPSSWSPFNPLCEQCGRIKDVLVKGHAGNSVDYECICGHRGVADFSKGGGKLTWRVDWPARWKILDITVEPFGKDHAVAGGSYDTGVRISKDVYGHKPPYPIPFEHIFLKGRGKMSSSTGTLVSIQEMLDILPPEVLMHLFLRTNPEKHIEFDPGLPLLNLIDEYDRIHGWQISFRHMVTIVQTAQDFDQILEVLRRSGYGVSDLDAIRQRSINAKNWLSKFAPPSVKFKVQETLPVGVKKLSQKQRFALGILADEIGSKKTAEELHNEIYEVAEEAGIDSSDLFKAIYVAILGKSSGPRAGWFLLSLDGNFIKERLRDASKM
- a CDS encoding DUF2551 domain-containing protein yields the protein MNLDNKIKERLKGYLERDEKGIRKAVLCLFLKDHSYTTEDVHTYLVENGFDVSYRGISAMVGLMNTKLGILSIDVTGEHNVYSLKDGHRDIVKSVLDNY
- the uppS gene encoding polyprenyl diphosphate synthase, giving the protein MAGLMLQKIANTLYTGYEYLLTQEILGNPVPSHIAIIQDGNRRYAAKLDKPSYYGHFYGANTTEKVMDWCLELGIRQLTIYALSTENFSRPYSELRHLFELFKKKFDEICVDERVHRDKMQIRVIGNVDLLPQDLRLAAQRAERITQQYENFRLNVALAYGGRWELLDVVKAITKNVESGVLKAKDINQDTISDYLYSNGSPTNVDLIIRTGGEKRLSNFLPWQASGNECAAYFCAPYWPEFRKIDFLRAIRTYQMRDKEKRSNTLMRAISLLRECVKIEMEEALESSALKIRRDMARRLKGPRSE
- the uppS gene encoding polyprenyl diphosphate synthase, which produces MKEIISALYERRIISQIEKEDLPKHIILVIAEDDLQTNKAFNKLKEFVFWCSEIKISRITVYISVTDKEDVSKSIYSKLLVEMRSCAQADVTIYTESEKIEVSKDGRDLTLDISIGFGGKYELSTAIKQIMQNVEKGEVKPEDVDEKMVESHLIFKSEPDLIIRTGGERLTNFLIWQAVYSELYFTDVNWLDFRKIDLLRAVRDYQKRQRRFGE
- a CDS encoding TIGR00297 family protein, whose product is MEPSLELSQKHKVLRILFGCVALLLPFLVIWQLMLIVLAVTIIFAFIAPKNRISTHICFAVLILVILSWLLNFPIYLLGASVAIFTFSGVTRDLITQRKTVQGSVAFLLLGVIFAFCIGSWVIALTDVTLSSPYQFMFFLAVIGAITGAMLDSIPHSNENLTVSLGSAMAMWLFAGFGYWVSPGYLMLVLALMLEIGYISYRVNVADITGALSGVLWGVLIIIFEDMGWFAVLFGFFVLGGAFTRYKYEYKQSLGIAEAEGGARGYRNVFGNGLVALILAVAGGVFGDPIFLVGYLGAIATATGDTLASEIGETSEYQPVSIITFKRVRTGTNGAISVLGEISAIAGSAAIGILAIFLGMAGLQVASITILGGFIGTNVDSLLGATLENRGYLTNSSVNLFATAAGALVSAGLYYVLV
- a CDS encoding mRNA surveillance protein pelota; its protein translation is MRIVKHRLKGQEGEISIIPESLDDLWHLKYVIEPGDMIFALTKRRVEVVRDKIRPEKVEKKSVRLGISVIDIEFHKFSNRLRVRGIIEYGIDLGSYHTINVEPNTKISIIKHWRYDQLKRINEAVRASTHPKVVIVAIEEGEASIGIVRQYGVDLASETKGSSQKMEGSREIFFEEVANQLELIAKDAQVIIAGPGFTKEDFFASLKQKKPEIAEKAVLESVSSVGTSGFQEVLRRGAVDRMVKEAHITKEAKLIESLLGEIVVGGKAAYGMDEVQRAFNYGAIETLLVADETLREAREKEDIDQFLRNVESARGQIVVFSTDFEPGQRLRSLGGIAALLRFKIE